One window of Mus caroli chromosome 11, CAROLI_EIJ_v1.1, whole genome shotgun sequence genomic DNA carries:
- the Nat9 gene encoding N-acetyltransferase 9 isoform X3, giving the protein MKLNQNTMLVGKKVVLVPYTSEHVPRYHEWMKSEELRRLTASEQLTLQQEYEMQCSWCEDEDKCTFIVLDAEKWQAQPRPPEESCMVGDVNLFLTDLEDPTLGEIEVMIAEPSYRRQGLGTEASLLIMSYETSL; this is encoded by the exons ATGAAGCTGAATCAGAACACCATGCTAGTGGGCAAGAAGGTGGTCTTGGTACCCTACACCTCCGAGCACGTGCCCAG gtaCCACGAGTGGATGAAGTCAGAAGAACTGCGGCGTCTGACAGCCTCAGAGCAGCTGACCCTACAGCAGGAGTATGAGATGCAGTGTAGCTGGTGTGAAGATGAGGACA AGTGCACCTTCATTGTGCTGGATGCAGAGAAGTGGCAGGCCCAGCCTCGCCCCCCTGAAGAGAGCTGCATGGTGGGAGATGTGAACCTCTTCCTCACAGACCTGGAAGACCCCACCTTGGGGGAGATAGAGGTCATGATTGCAG AGCCCAGCTACAGACGGCAGGGACTTGGCACTGAGGCTTCTCTCCTGATCATGTCCTACG AAACTTCACTTTAA